The DNA region CACCCTGTGGGTACGAAGGCTGCCTGCTGATAACAGCGGAGAGTAGGCAGGCAGGAGACCAAGGAAAGCTCCTGCGCAGCACAGAACCCCGCCCACAGAAGCCCCAGCGACCCACCCCCCGCTTCTTTTTACCCTCAACAGCAGGGGAACCTCGCGTctggcagcagaggtgggggaaTTGACCCCTCcttccccgcccccgccccccctccCAGTCAGGCCAATTGCTAGATAGGAGGTGCGTTGTCGGTCTCCGCCCCCGTAAGGGAAACTTGGAGGAGGAGAAAACTTTGTGCAGAGTGTGAGAGAGCTGCACACTACAGCACATGCCCTGATAGAGCAGAGGAAGATGAACTGCTCCAGGTCCGAGACCCAGAAAAAAAGGTTCTCAAGCGATCCCCAAGACTCAGGAAGCTCTTGCAGCCCCAGCCGCCGGCCTCGATAGCCATCCTCTGCCGGACCACTGAGAGACCAGGGACCACCTGTGTCCACCTGTGGGACAGGATCTTTGAGTGTCAGCGCCTACTTGCCTGCGCCCCAGAGTTCAGGGACCTTCACTGTCCCACGGAGTTAAGAAGGAGGCGCAGTCCCTAATTTGGGGCTCAGAAATCCAAACCCCAGACAAAGATAATTCACTTACATCCTCCTACATATCCTGCTCTCCTTCggtctttcttgattctcctaaAACAAAGGCAGGCCGAGCTGACCTTTAGTCTCGAAAGCAGGCGGGCAGAGGAGACTCGAACCCTACCTAGGAAAGAAAAGCTTGGCAAAGCTCCACGCTGAGTGGGGCAAAAGGCTGTGGAGGCAGGTGAAGGTGTTTCAAAAGGAACTAGGGTGCGGAGGAACCTCTGGTGACACCGCCGCCACCGCAGGTGAGagctggggggttggggggagtgaggtgggaggaaggaggaggggagaaaaggagaggagggtaACTTTGACAGGAGGTGAGGTGCTGCCCTAGGTTGGGAGCGGGAAAGGAGTACAAGGGCACAGAGCAAGTTTGGCgggttcaactttttttttttcccaaacagAGCCCTCAATTAACTCGGTTTTCtttgtttattattgttgtttataATGAGTATCGTTAAATAGAACCAAGTCCTATGCCATAAAACAGCTTTCCTTCTTGCCCTGGGTCTTGCCCTACtagcttggggggagggggaagaaagggggtgggagaagatgtgagagagaaaaaaggagaggatgcTTTTAAAAACTAACTGAAAGGCTCTATCCTTCGTGCTGTAATATTGGTTAAGCCTATAGATTTCTATCTAGATGAAACTTGATTATCATCTTCATGAATTATAATATGCTTACGCTTATTATATACAATGTGTGAAAGCTGAAacccagagaaaataaaattcattgcTGCTAAATACTCGTTTCTTCTCTCCATCGATCACACTCTTGATCTCTCTTGGTCGCAGATTCTCTCCCTAGGGCTCCATCCCCCTAGCCATCACCATGTCCTCCGATGCCAATTCCTCTGCCCCTGGCAACCACACCAGTCCTCTCCCTCCCGTGACAATTCCAGCGGTGATGTTCATCTTCGGCGTAGTGGGCAACCTGATCGCTATCGTGGTGTTGTGCAAGTCGagaaaggaacaaaaggaaaCGACCTTCTACACATTGGTGTGCGGGCTGGCAGTCACCGACCTGCTAGGCACATCGCTGGTCAGCCCGGTCACCATCGCCACCTATGTGAAGGGAGAGTGGCCCGGGGGCAATGGGTTATGCGAGTACAGCAccttcatcctcctcttctttgGCCTCTCTGGCCTCAGCATCATCTGCGCCATGAGTATCGAACGCTACCTGGCCATCAACCACGCCTACTTTTATAGCCACTACGTGGACAAGAAGCTGGCCGGACTCACGCTCTTTGCAGTTTATGTCTCCAACGTGCTCTTCTGCGCCCTGCCCAGCATGGGACTTGGGAGCTCCACGCTTCAATACCCCAAAACCTGGTGCTTCATAGATTGGCGCACTAACGTGACCACACACGCCGCCTTCTCCTACATGTATGCTGGCTTCAGCTCCTTCCTTATTCTCGTTACGGTTCTCTGTAACATTCTGGTCTGCGTGGCGCTCATCCGCATGCACCGCCAGTTTGTTCGCCGCACCTCGCTGGGCACCGACAGCCACCACCACGCCGCCGCTGCCGTAGTCTCCGCTGCCTCCTCCAGCCTCGCCTCCTGCTCCGCTGTCCCTCGTCTCAGCGATTTTCGTAGGCGGAGGAGTTTCCGCCGCATTGCTGGTGCTGAGATCCAGATGGTCATCTTACTCATTGCAACCTCTTTGGTGGTGCTCATCTGCTCCATCCCTCTCGTGGTGAGTTAGCCAGAATTCTACTGATTTAGAATCCTTAGGAATAGccgaactggaagagaccaactAGAcaaatccactcattttacagatcaagtaGGTGGTTCAGAGACGTAAAACGATTAACCTGAAGTGAGTTTGTTAGTGAACCAGACTAGACTAGGACAgcactagaactcaggtctcctgactctcggTCTAGTACTCGTTCCCTACCACCTAGCTGCGGTTAGGATAATTTCTGGTGATCTTTACCCTGCTGGTGGCTCCTCCCCTTATTTGCTCCTTTCCTTCAGCAACTATCTTATTTCCATTATTTTGTCATCTCAGCATCTCCCAAGGTCTTAGATACATTCCACTCCTCCTTGATTCAGTTGCACCCTCATTTCACGTCTCTTCATGGTGAACTTTGCCCACAAGGTTTTGAGAGGGCTTGTTCTACAtgttaatatttctttctttcacagtatttttttccttccttatttacGTCATCTGCCTATCTTTTGCTGTCTTCTTACCATTTGAGAAATACCCTACTCCATCCTGTTGCCAGACGTGGAGAAAATAAAGTAGAATGCTCTCTTCCTTAGACAACTCTCTTATCCCTCTCTTTTCGCCCACTGTTAGGATAGAATCTGAGTTTGGTAGTCTACAAAGACGAGATTTTAAAGGACTTTTGAATTAAAATCATAGAGAACAGTAATTTTGAGCTTGAAAGAGATCTGATAGATTCCTAGATCATCTGTGGttcaacagagaaacagagactcaAATACCTATATCCAACACAGAGAGTCAACACTCAAACCTGGATCTCTTAACTACCAGACTGCTGCTGTTCCGACTGCACCTCCTTTTTCTTACAGAAAAAATTCCCTTAAATTTTCAGGAAGCACATATTTCAGCACTAATGCAAAACTGATCGTTCACATACATTGGCAATAATTCACACACATCTTCCTTCATGGAACAAGTATGATTCTGACGTCTGTATATGAATATCATTGGATTTTGGTGGGCTTTATTTTTAAGAGAataggtttggtttggttttaccctgttttttttgtttttttttttttttgccattctcaCATAAACAGGTGTAGATTAAAtataaacctgtgatttcacataCAGGGAACtctcttccaggtgaaggagcTCCCTCTACAGATTCTCTGCATCTTGCAGTCTGACAGCATTGTCTTGGAGAGACTTGGGAGGTTTTGTCACATGTCGGAAGCAGCATTTGAATCTAGATTTTCTTGACTTTGAGACCTTCTCTCTAATTACTGTACCACATAGCCTCTTCTAGATACAGATTGTCAGGAAAGGTAATACTAAACCTTAAAACTGATGATACTTTCTAAAAAGTAATTGCATTTTAGTCTTACTAGTTTTGTGTTCAGCTGGAAATTCACCATCAGTTCAATCACTGAACAAGTCAGTTCTTCTTTCTTGCACTGGTTGGGatgataataaatataataaagctattattatttgccaCCAACCACTTAGGGATCTTGATTGTTAAAACAgcatgtctctgataaaggtgaaTGTAAATGGAAGTGACTTAAGAGTTGATAGGAGCCAGCTTACAGTAGCATCTTACCAGAGTGCATAAACAGAAGCACAAAACACAGCCAAAAGGGTCTAGGACCTCTTGTAATctgcagagttaagtgacttttgctatataaatatgttttgttGTCCTTATCAGTGGCATGAAATGAAGTGAGATTTTGGGGATAACAAGCTTCCTGATGCTAGAGCTGGAATTCTttggtcttttcccttggctttaCAGTATGGTAAATGATAATGTAAATGATTATTATTTATAGAACATCTACTTTGTAGAAATAAgaactagaaaacaaaacaacatgtaATTCAAAACTGTTTTGTAGTTGTTCTAAAAGGACATATATACAAAGTGTAGTAGTTTCAATTTTGGAAATGCCTTCTTCTAAGATCGGGAAAGATCAAAAAAGACTTAATCATTTTAATGGACAAATTCTTGGTGCTATGAATTTGAGAGTCAAGCTCATTTCTGATACAGTTCTCATGCCTATTTGAAATAACAAGGAGAAAAACTCAGCAAAAACTCATAGATATCAAGCTACAAATGCACTTTGAGCACTCTCCATCCTGTTTaagatttttaaagagaaaataaggaaTTTCAGTCTGTCAATGAAACACATTTGAATAGGATAAGCACTTTTGTAAGGAATCTATGGTTTAATCTTTTCTTAACTTTAAAAAGGCAATAATGAAAACTAATGGGTTTCATTTatattcatgatttttaaaatgagagacatAAGTGacaatgggaaaaaattaatcaaaattaaCTATTTTGATAACTCTAAAATTATTACAGTATAAGACTACGTACTGCTTGACAAGCTTACGAATTATATGATGAACCAAAGAATAATCCAAAAGTGAGTAATCATTAAGCCTAAACTTCAATTTCAAGAAACCAGTAAACTGGATCTGTGGGGTCAGTGATGTCTGTCTGAGAGACAAATCCTTCAGATCATTTTCGTCAATCAGATAATGGTGATAGGCGACAAAAAGCTTACTTGGATTTCCAAAAAGCTGAGACAAGATTAACCAGAATAACAAAATGCTATGGAATAAAAGCCAAATTTTGCCTAGTTTTGAAAAGTTACTGACTactagaaaaaaaagtaataatgataGTTTGCCAGCTGTGATCTCCTTTGCTAAAATATCAGTCTTTGAAGGAATTTTTTACCTGGATAACAAACTGAAACTTCTTCATTGAACTAAGCTGTGAGCAAAAAAATCCCTCCCTTTTCAGATACTCCAAGaagataatggaaaaaaaattagctatTCACATACTCTTGAAGGAATTCAAGTAGAATAATATGATGAACTGAATCTGTAGAATCCTCTGAAAAAAGttataaagagaaaatagatagCGGAGATGATACACTTAGGATCATTTCATCCATTCCTCCATTTATAGCCAGTTTCAAAACCCAGGAAGGTTTGAAGAAATGATATCTCTACTCATGGGATGAACAAAAAACAATGCACATTAGAGAAGGCTTCAGAAAAGACTGCCTCCGAAAGTTGCTTAAATGCAATAGCTAGATCAGTTTCTGGCTGCTCATATTTGCAGCTCTCCAAGCAAAGATAATCACTGTAATCAAATATCATGCTTCAGGGTATGAGCCAATTTGCTGCAGgatctggaaaatatttttttcatcaccATGCACAATTAGTCAAATGTGaggtagtctttttttttcattactccAAATTTAAGAAAAATCCATCTCACTACTAAAAGGAGGTTGGCAAATTAGACAAAAATAACAACTCTGGCTTAATATGCCCTTAGTCTAGAAAATGACTGGccatttcttgttttgttttttgtttactaTAAAACCAATTGTCTCTATAAAGCCTTTGCTAGCATGTGATTAGGAGAGGTTTAGAAAGGCAGATGAAAACCAGGTAAAAGAATACTTTTTTGTTTATAGTAGGCTTACTGTAAAGAGAGCAATAAAATGCCCTGGGAGGCATTTCAGACTGGGTTAGACAGTGCAGGTTTAGGTAAACGAATAACACAAGAAACAGGCTTTGATGCTGTTAGAGCAGAACCTgaaatgttttgttatttttcaagTTTATTATCTCCTTTAACTTTAAACATAGCACATTTTAAGACTGACAGTAAGCCTCCTGGTGTGTATATTTATGCGTTACTCTGTCTCCATGACTAAGATGAATACGCACAAACTGCTATATTAGAGCACCATGGTTTCAGTCCTcccctttttccaattttcttttccaCAGCTGAGTTTTACCCATCATTACATAACTTGAAGCATTAGACAGGCTTTACTTTAAAGTAGCTAAGTTGATTAATTGATCTATTAGAAACCAAACTTAGCATCATTAACCTTCTCCTTCAcatcttcactttcttccttattGGCAAAGTCCCTTGATCATAGTAATTACTTTATCACAGTAACATGCTGGCTCACGACTTGATAACTTTCCAGTACCTTTCAGCCCTTAGAGgcagacattttttttctgatgataCCATACACTTGTATTACGTATTAGTTTTCCAAAAGGCTTTCCCATGCACTCTCTTTATCTTTAGCAGGCATATTATTTCCATTAGTTTGTCACTTAGGCTTAGATCTCTATACCTATTCCCCACATACTCAGGTCTTGGATATATTCTAACCCCCTTTGAATCACTGGCACCCTCATTTTGCACCTCTTCACACAGGTATTGCTAACTTCATCTCACTGACCAAGAAAGGTGGGCTTAGAAAGGCTAAGCAGTGTGCTACCAGTTAATAGCAGAATCAGACTAGAATATTCGAACCCAGACCTTCTGGCTCCTAATCCAGTGGTCTTTTTGTATCACCACATGAATCTGTGACATTTCTGTCAACTTTTTGGTGAACAAATGCTTCCTAAGACATATGGACCACAATGTGATGGCCTGCATTCTTTCAGTGCTGAGGTAAGGGTTTTATTTAGGAAtattttttaccaaaaaaaaaatctttttcaggGACTTCAGTAACAATTGTGCCAATTTTAGCCTTTTCACAAGGCAGCTGGCTAGCTGAGCACATACAAACCCTTTTATGCTCTTCAAGTAAAACAAGTGCCACAGAACCTCAGTAACAGACCACTTTCAGTCATTTGAAGTCATAATTTCTTTGCTAGGTtattaaatcattttaattaGAATGTCAGCATCCTTTTTCAGTGCAACATTCCTTGCTTCCTGTTGAAATGCTGCTAATTATGGACTGTTATTGTTACTCAgatgttttttcagttgtgtctgactctccatgaccccatttggggttttcttggcagagatactgaagcagtttgccatttccttctccagctcattttactgatgagaaaactgaggcaaacagggttaggtgacttgctcagggtcacacacacctagtaagtgcctgaggtcagatttgaactcaggaagatgacgcTTCCAGACTGAA from Trichosurus vulpecula isolate mTriVul1 chromosome 1, mTriVul1.pri, whole genome shotgun sequence includes:
- the PTGER4 gene encoding prostaglandin E2 receptor EP4 subtype, yielding MSSDANSSAPGNHTSPLPPVTIPAVMFIFGVVGNLIAIVVLCKSRKEQKETTFYTLVCGLAVTDLLGTSLVSPVTIATYVKGEWPGGNGLCEYSTFILLFFGLSGLSIICAMSIERYLAINHAYFYSHYVDKKLAGLTLFAVYVSNVLFCALPSMGLGSSTLQYPKTWCFIDWRTNVTTHAAFSYMYAGFSSFLILVTVLCNILVCVALIRMHRQFVRRTSLGTDSHHHAAAAVVSAASSSLASCSAVPRLSDFRRRRSFRRIAGAEIQMVILLIATSLVVLICSIPLVVRVFVNQLYQPEIEIDISKNPDLQAIRIASANPILDPWIYILLRKTVLSKAIEKIKCLFCRIGGGRREQPGGNFNCTGPRTSAMSSHSRSFVSRDLKEVSSTSQTLLYMPELSEAGIGGRNLLPGTGPGLPASETTSLRTMRSSETSDSSQGQDSESVILVDEVGGHCRATGPADKGGSLQVTFPNETLNFSEKCI